One genomic segment of Candidatus Baltobacteraceae bacterium includes these proteins:
- the ligD gene encoding non-homologous end-joining DNA ligase, translating into MATERTNVSVGGHTLSLSNLDKVLFPRDGYTKGDLIAYYRSVSEWILPYLRERPLTLQRWPDGIDKQSFFEKHLPKGLPDWAGRATITSPEGHRAKTTYVVCNDEATLVYVANLASIVLHVWTSRIETIEEPDYVFFDLDPGERCTIKTMAAVALGVRDLLASIGLTTLVKTSGGMGLHVVVPLASGYTYDAAKMFAEIVAQRLAHEDPARISLQRSVAKRDQQAVYFDYLQVGRGKTSVSAYSVRARDGAPVSTPLAWEEVEAFARKRSGTPWDTFAAFNLRTTPKRLEREGDLWGGKAWKKQRLEPAISKAQRAWS; encoded by the coding sequence ATGGCAACGGAGCGCACGAACGTGAGCGTCGGCGGGCATACGCTCTCGCTTTCGAACCTCGACAAAGTCCTCTTCCCGCGCGACGGCTATACCAAGGGCGACTTGATCGCATACTATCGCAGCGTCTCGGAATGGATACTGCCGTATTTGCGCGAGCGTCCACTAACGTTGCAGCGCTGGCCGGACGGCATCGACAAGCAATCGTTTTTCGAGAAGCATCTTCCCAAGGGCTTGCCGGATTGGGCCGGGCGCGCGACGATCACCAGCCCCGAGGGCCATCGCGCGAAGACGACGTACGTGGTTTGCAACGACGAGGCGACGCTGGTCTACGTTGCCAACCTCGCCTCGATCGTGTTGCACGTGTGGACCTCGCGCATCGAAACGATCGAAGAACCGGACTACGTTTTCTTCGATCTGGATCCGGGCGAGCGGTGCACGATCAAAACCATGGCGGCCGTCGCGCTGGGCGTACGCGACCTGCTCGCCTCGATCGGCTTGACGACGCTGGTCAAGACGTCCGGCGGTATGGGCTTGCATGTCGTCGTGCCGCTCGCTTCCGGTTACACCTACGACGCTGCGAAGATGTTCGCCGAGATCGTCGCGCAACGGCTCGCGCACGAGGACCCGGCGCGGATCTCGCTCCAGCGCTCGGTCGCCAAACGCGATCAGCAGGCCGTGTACTTCGACTACTTGCAAGTCGGACGCGGGAAGACGAGCGTGAGCGCCTATTCGGTCCGCGCCCGCGATGGTGCGCCGGTTTCGACCCCGCTCGCCTGGGAAGAGGTCGAAGCGTTTGCCCGCAAGCGATCCGGGACGCCGTGGGACACCTTTGCCGCGTTCAACCTGCGGACCACGCCCAAGCGGCTGGAGCGTGAGGGCGACTTATGGGGCGGAAAAGCCTGGAAAAAGCAGCGATTGGAGCCGGCCATCAGCAAGGCTCAGCGCGCCTGGTCTTAA